One part of the Nitrospirae bacterium YQR-1 genome encodes these proteins:
- the rfbH gene encoding lipopolysaccharide biosynthesis protein RfbH, whose protein sequence is MEMDAGTVVALRDVGGGNNQRTVIIANTLNDTEFLGFPVLPSESVVNGKWEFEIRGDDCGLENSLNLRIPVSKPFSLFLNSIAGIYGKLKPALLDELLRMFVRFSSQTHYSALRPVESGQLPDYISASGKVLGETELFNMIDASLDMWLTTGRFNDLFEKKLAGFLGVNHVLTVNSGSSANLLALSALTSHKLGHRRLKPGDEVITVAACFPTTAAPIVQNGLIPVFADIELQTYNIDAAHIEDCISEKTRAVFLAHTLGNAFNLDKVLEICNKYNLWLIEDNCDALGTKYNGKFTGTFGHISTFSFYPAHHITMGEGGAVATNDREIYRILTSFRDWGRDCWCPTGGDNTCGKRFDRRFGSLPVGYDHKYVYSHLGYNLKITDWQAATGLAQLNRLPGFIEKRKNNFKQLYDDLTGFGDYLLLPEATFGCEPAWFGFPVTVKNNGKCNKLNLVKYLESHRIGTRELFAGNLLRQPALTDADVLLRVLNSGVISSAKLSEKYHQLLPNTDVVMKNSFWIGLWPGIKTSSINYVTEVFGKFISGLG, encoded by the coding sequence ATGGAAATGGACGCAGGTACAGTTGTTGCTCTCAGGGACGTAGGCGGGGGGAATAATCAAAGGACAGTGATTATTGCCAATACACTTAATGACACGGAGTTTTTAGGATTCCCTGTATTGCCTTCGGAATCTGTTGTTAATGGAAAATGGGAATTTGAGATAAGAGGGGACGACTGTGGGCTTGAAAATTCATTAAATTTGAGGATACCGGTTTCAAAACCTTTCTCACTTTTTCTCAACAGTATCGCCGGTATATACGGCAAATTGAAACCGGCATTGTTAGATGAGCTTTTACGAATGTTTGTCAGGTTCTCATCGCAAACGCATTATAGTGCTTTAAGGCCTGTTGAGAGCGGGCAGCTGCCGGATTATATTTCAGCATCAGGGAAAGTGTTAGGTGAGACGGAGCTGTTTAATATGATAGATGCTTCACTGGATATGTGGTTAACCACGGGCAGATTTAATGATTTATTTGAGAAGAAACTTGCCGGGTTTTTAGGAGTAAACCACGTCCTTACGGTTAACTCCGGGTCATCGGCTAATTTATTGGCACTGTCGGCCCTGACATCCCATAAGCTGGGACACAGGCGGTTAAAGCCTGGTGATGAGGTAATAACGGTTGCAGCATGTTTTCCGACAACGGCAGCCCCTATAGTACAAAATGGATTAATTCCGGTTTTTGCCGACATAGAGCTTCAGACATATAACATTGATGCAGCGCATATTGAGGACTGCATATCGGAAAAGACAAGGGCGGTTTTTTTAGCCCACACCCTCGGCAACGCATTTAATCTGGATAAGGTGCTGGAAATCTGCAACAAGTACAATCTATGGCTTATCGAGGACAACTGCGATGCCCTGGGTACTAAGTATAATGGTAAGTTTACCGGCACGTTTGGCCACATATCAACATTTAGTTTTTACCCCGCACACCATATCACTATGGGAGAGGGTGGGGCGGTTGCCACAAACGACAGGGAGATTTACAGGATCCTTACCTCTTTCAGGGACTGGGGAAGAGATTGCTGGTGTCCTACCGGAGGAGATAATACATGTGGGAAGAGGTTTGACCGGAGATTTGGGAGCTTGCCTGTTGGATATGACCACAAGTACGTATATAGCCATCTGGGATATAATCTTAAGATAACAGACTGGCAGGCCGCAACAGGGCTTGCACAACTCAATCGCCTGCCTGGGTTTATAGAGAAAAGAAAAAATAATTTTAAACAATTATATGATGATTTGACAGGCTTTGGAGATTATCTGTTGCTGCCTGAGGCCACTTTCGGCTGTGAGCCAGCATGGTTTGGTTTTCCTGTCACCGTAAAAAATAATGGGAAGTGTAACAAGTTAAATCTTGTAAAATATTTAGAATCACATAGAATTGGAACAAGGGAATTATTTGCAGGAAATCTGTTAAGGCAACCGGCATTAACAGATGCTGATGTGTTGTTAAGAGTGTTGAATTCCGGGGTTATCTCATCTGCGAAGTTATCGGAAAAGTACCACCAACTGCTTCCTAATACAGATGTTGTCATGAAAAACAGTTTTTGGATTGGCCTGTGGCCCGGGATAAAAACATCCTCAATTAATTACGTTACAGAGGTGTTCGGAAAATTCATATCAGGGCTTGGTTAA
- the glmS gene encoding glutamine--fructose-6-phosphate transaminase (isomerizing) — protein MCGIIGYIGKNNAAGLILDGLKKLEYRGYDSAGLAYINTESKMEIVRCKGKINELVNKVNQLKPQSCVGIGHTRWATHGSPTENNAHPHRVGPIAIVHNGIIENFIELKKELLDKGITFKSDTDTEVICHIINGYYEKDVSLEDALRKSIKRLNGSYALSVLSERQPEKIVCARKDSPLVIGLGDGEYFAASDVPAFLSSTRDVVFMEDGDLAILTKDAASIVNSDGAPVHREPVKITWSSAMAEKGGYKHFMLKEIFEQPRAIADTITGRVNSDAAKVNLYEFGLTAVELKDIKKVFISACGTSWHAGLCGKYMIESLARVATEVDISSEFRYRKPIIGKGDLFISITQSGETADTLAALKEAKKCGARTLTICNVVGSTASRESDYVFYTHSGPEIGVASTKAFVTQLVSLYLFALSLAPKHTDTAGLIKDLLHLPVLFEHILLMDAEIEKLARSVHKSNDFLFLGRGILYPIALEGALKLKEISYIHAEGYPAGEMKHGPIALIDDGLPVVILLSKDSLYEKVLNNIEEVKSRGGRTIVVSNYDDPYVKAMADSFISVPFSNTCLNSVLMTAPLQLLAYHIAVIRGCDVDQPRNLAKSVTVE, from the coding sequence ATGTGTGGAATAATAGGATACATTGGCAAAAACAATGCAGCCGGCCTGATTTTAGACGGCTTGAAAAAACTTGAATACAGAGGATACGACTCTGCCGGCCTGGCCTATATAAATACGGAGAGCAAGATGGAGATAGTCCGGTGTAAGGGAAAAATAAACGAGCTTGTCAATAAGGTTAACCAGTTAAAACCTCAGAGCTGTGTGGGCATAGGGCATACCAGATGGGCAACTCACGGCTCTCCGACTGAAAATAATGCTCATCCCCACAGAGTGGGGCCTATTGCAATAGTTCACAACGGAATTATAGAAAACTTCATAGAACTCAAAAAAGAACTCTTAGACAAGGGTATTACATTTAAATCCGACACCGATACCGAGGTAATCTGCCACATTATAAACGGTTACTATGAGAAGGATGTATCACTTGAGGATGCCCTTAGAAAATCTATAAAACGTTTAAACGGCTCCTACGCCCTAAGTGTGCTCAGTGAACGACAACCGGAAAAAATAGTATGCGCACGTAAGGACAGCCCGCTTGTAATAGGGCTTGGTGACGGCGAGTATTTTGCAGCCTCCGATGTGCCGGCTTTTTTAAGCAGCACGAGGGACGTTGTTTTCATGGAAGACGGGGATTTGGCAATTTTAACCAAAGATGCTGCTTCAATTGTTAACTCAGACGGTGCCCCCGTCCACAGAGAGCCTGTAAAAATTACGTGGAGCTCTGCAATGGCTGAAAAAGGCGGCTACAAACATTTTATGCTCAAAGAGATATTTGAACAGCCCAGGGCAATTGCCGACACAATAACGGGCAGGGTCAACTCCGATGCAGCTAAGGTTAACCTCTATGAGTTTGGCCTGACAGCCGTTGAATTAAAAGACATAAAAAAGGTCTTTATAAGCGCCTGCGGTACATCATGGCACGCCGGTCTCTGCGGCAAGTATATGATTGAGTCACTGGCGCGTGTTGCCACTGAGGTGGATATATCCTCGGAGTTCAGGTATCGCAAACCCATAATAGGGAAGGGGGATTTGTTTATTTCCATAACCCAGTCCGGTGAAACGGCGGATACTCTTGCCGCCCTGAAAGAGGCTAAGAAGTGTGGAGCAAGAACTTTAACTATCTGTAACGTCGTTGGAAGCACTGCATCAAGAGAGTCCGATTACGTGTTTTATACCCATTCGGGGCCTGAAATAGGAGTAGCCTCAACTAAGGCTTTTGTGACTCAGTTAGTTTCCTTGTATCTTTTTGCCCTTTCCCTTGCCCCTAAACACACAGATACAGCCGGATTGATAAAAGACCTGCTTCATTTGCCTGTGTTGTTTGAGCACATTTTGCTCATGGATGCAGAGATTGAGAAACTGGCACGCTCCGTCCATAAGTCAAATGACTTTCTTTTCCTAGGCCGGGGGATTCTCTACCCGATAGCTCTTGAGGGTGCACTTAAGCTTAAAGAGATTTCATACATCCACGCCGAGGGTTATCCTGCCGGTGAGATGAAACACGGCCCTATTGCCCTTATAGACGACGGGCTCCCTGTGGTTATTCTTCTGTCAAAGGATTCCCTTTACGAAAAAGTCTTAAATAATATTGAAGAGGTTAAATCCAGAGGAGGCAGAACCATTGTTGTTTCCAATTATGATGATCCTTATGTTAAAGCCATGGCCGATAGTTTTATCTCGGTACCATTTTCAAATACCTGTTTAAATTCTGTGCTTATGACTGCTCCCTTGCAGCTCCTTGCGTATCATATAGCAGTTATACGGGGCTGTGATGTGGACCAGCCGAGGAATCTTGCAAAAAGTGTAACAGTTGAATAG
- the glmU gene encoding bifunctional UDP-N-acetylglucosamine diphosphorylase/glucosamine-1-phosphate N-acetyltransferase GlmU has protein sequence MKICGVILAAGLGKRMNSSQPKVLHRILGKPMISYSMDCLSETSNVEKTVVVISHHTEGIKDIAKDGSVEFVYQKEPLGTADALKAAVNSINDSYDLIVVVTGDTPLIKSKTLENVIKFHVNKGNDLTVVTFDASVPAAYGRIVRSMVDNEISRIVEHNDASEEVKSITEVNSGFYVISSAVMPLLEKIGKNEKNGEYYLTDIVELSIKEKLKTAAFKADNEKEFLGINSRQELLTAQRVMQRDIAELWMGNGVTLMDIDSVFISPGVTIGKDTVVYPNVVIEGDTHIGSNCTIYPNVRLLDTVLEDGVVIKDSTVVEKSKILTDSAIGPFAHIRPGSVIGPKGKIGNFVEIKNSQIGYNSKASHLTYIGDSELGTDINIGAGTITCNYDGKNKHKTVIKDGVFIGSGTQLVAPVTINKNATVGAGSTITKDVPEDTLAVARSKQQHIAGWTLKKRPAKGE, from the coding sequence ATGAAAATCTGCGGTGTAATTTTGGCGGCCGGGCTGGGAAAGAGGATGAATTCTTCTCAGCCGAAAGTGCTGCACAGGATTTTAGGTAAACCCATGATTAGCTACTCGATGGATTGTTTGTCTGAAACGTCCAATGTTGAGAAAACCGTTGTTGTAATATCGCACCACACGGAGGGAATTAAAGACATTGCAAAAGACGGTTCAGTGGAGTTTGTTTATCAAAAAGAACCACTTGGTACGGCAGATGCCCTTAAGGCAGCAGTTAATAGTATTAATGACTCATATGACCTGATAGTGGTTGTTACCGGAGACACTCCACTTATTAAAAGTAAAACTTTAGAAAATGTTATAAAATTCCATGTAAATAAAGGAAATGATCTTACAGTTGTTACCTTTGATGCCTCAGTGCCGGCAGCATACGGGCGTATTGTAAGAAGCATGGTGGATAACGAAATCAGCCGGATTGTTGAGCACAACGACGCCTCAGAAGAGGTTAAAAGCATTACCGAGGTAAACAGCGGATTTTATGTTATTAGTTCAGCTGTTATGCCGCTTCTTGAAAAAATCGGGAAAAATGAAAAAAACGGTGAGTATTATTTAACCGACATAGTGGAATTATCCATAAAGGAAAAGCTTAAGACAGCCGCTTTTAAAGCCGATAACGAAAAGGAGTTTTTAGGAATAAACTCAAGGCAGGAACTTTTAACGGCACAGAGGGTTATGCAAAGAGATATAGCGGAACTTTGGATGGGAAACGGAGTTACGCTTATGGATATTGATTCGGTGTTTATCTCCCCCGGTGTTACAATAGGAAAAGACACTGTTGTTTATCCAAATGTGGTGATTGAGGGGGATACTCACATAGGCTCAAACTGTACGATTTATCCAAATGTAAGGCTTCTCGACACGGTACTGGAAGATGGAGTTGTAATTAAAGACTCAACTGTGGTGGAAAAGTCAAAAATTCTCACAGACTCCGCCATAGGGCCGTTTGCCCATATAAGGCCCGGCTCAGTGATAGGCCCAAAGGGTAAGATTGGGAATTTTGTGGAGATAAAAAACTCCCAAATCGGCTATAACTCCAAAGCCTCACATCTGACCTACATCGGGGACTCTGAGCTTGGTACGGATATAAACATTGGGGCAGGGACGATAACGTGTAACTATGACGGTAAAAACAAGCACAAAACGGTCATCAAAGACGGAGTTTTCATAGGAAGCGGCACACAGCTTGTAGCCCCTGTGACAATTAATAAAAATGCCACGGTAGGGGCCGGTTCCACAATAACAAAAGATGTGCCTGAGGATACCCTTGCCGTAGCCCGTAGTAAACAGCAACACATTGCCGGCTGGACGTTAAAAAAGCGCCCGGCTAAAGGGGAATAA
- the rfbF gene encoding glucose-1-phosphate cytidylyltransferase, whose protein sequence is MKVVILAGGLGSRLSEETEFRPKPMVEVGGKPILWHILKIYSHYGFNDFIICLGYKGYVIKEYFANYFLHLSDITINLMNNSIEILDSTAEPWKITLINTGLDTMTGGRIKRIQKYIGNETFMLTYGDGVSDVNINTLLEYHKTHAGYVTVTAVQPVGKYGLLQIDDASMVNSFSEKIKGDGGWINGGFFVLEPQIFDFIDGDDTVWEKTPLENIIKENKMAAYKHTGFWKSMDTLRDKIELDTLYNSRDRLWKVWGK, encoded by the coding sequence ATGAAAGTGGTTATTTTGGCAGGGGGGCTTGGCAGCAGGCTCAGTGAAGAGACTGAGTTTCGTCCAAAACCTATGGTGGAGGTTGGAGGAAAACCCATTTTATGGCATATTTTAAAAATATATTCTCACTACGGTTTTAACGATTTTATTATTTGTCTGGGTTATAAGGGTTATGTAATTAAAGAGTATTTTGCTAACTATTTTCTCCATCTGTCAGATATTACTATCAACTTGATGAACAACAGTATCGAAATTCTTGACTCTACAGCTGAACCATGGAAAATCACCCTGATAAATACGGGCCTGGACACAATGACCGGAGGCAGAATTAAACGCATCCAAAAGTATATAGGAAATGAGACATTTATGCTGACATACGGAGACGGGGTATCTGATGTCAATATAAACACCCTCCTTGAATATCACAAAACCCATGCCGGCTATGTTACGGTAACTGCGGTGCAGCCTGTCGGTAAATATGGTTTGTTACAGATAGATGACGCAAGCATGGTGAATTCTTTTTCCGAAAAGATTAAGGGAGACGGTGGATGGATAAATGGAGGATTTTTTGTATTGGAACCTCAGATTTTTGATTTTATTGACGGAGACGACACTGTTTGGGAAAAAACACCGCTTGAGAATATTATAAAGGAAAATAAAATGGCAGCCTATAAACACACAGGCTTCTGGAAGTCAATGGATACCCTGAGGGATAAGATTGAACTGGACACTCTGTATAATTCCAGGGACAGATTATGGAAAGTCTGGGGAAAATAG
- a CDS encoding DUF3553 domain-containing protein gives MFEHLSVDKLNPKQGAAIEHMESPILVLAGAGSGKTQLITHKYSHLYKKDKQKYENMLAIAFSIKAANEMKSRISYIVSEDLEEAWIGTFYSQCSRILREERSRLSVKGDFVIYDNDDQCRLIRHILSDMKLYEALYKGVLSKISCFKSSLLMPEDILSSTNNFDFDEKLIKVYVRYQDEMAKSGALDYDDLIIYTIKLFEENPDILEKYTNLFNYIMVDEFQDSTYSQYYLLKVLSETNRHILVAGDDDQTTYKYKGLESENILNRFEKDFPDAMAINLEQAYRFTKNILDVSHSIIEKNRNRKTKPLWTEKAAGEKVCHYWFISEEDEAKYIAKNIKDLYLKGSYVFGDIAILYRVPLQSRVIEDALKNERIPFRVLGGTNFYQKKEIKDIISYLRLIVNSDDNVSIRRIINLPARSISANTISKLEQEAKKEGISLYASMQNVCNAKGLTAQVKEKLKSFVSLLDTLSSSEVHTVSDGIKLIGTLTGYIEILDENELSEITELMFANGNMPLMDFLDMVAISTTNNNDTAIKSAITLTTLHNVKGMEFPVVFITGLEDGLIPYFKATESEEELDEERRLFYLGMTRAKDILFMTGARRRRLYARFQEQEPSRFLKDIPKDCCLWLEKNAIPASNSAKAPEGKKEPVEFPYNSGCRVKHPKWGIGVVRDCYGEENDVKVTVNFPQVGIKRLALKFANLEKI, from the coding sequence ATGTTTGAGCATTTATCTGTTGATAAGTTAAACCCTAAGCAGGGTGCGGCTATCGAGCATATGGAGTCTCCAATTCTTGTGCTGGCCGGAGCCGGAAGCGGTAAGACTCAGCTCATAACTCATAAGTACAGCCATCTGTACAAAAAAGACAAGCAAAAGTACGAAAACATGCTTGCCATCGCCTTCTCCATCAAGGCAGCCAATGAGATGAAAAGCCGGATATCGTACATTGTCTCGGAGGACCTGGAAGAGGCATGGATAGGTACTTTTTATTCCCAATGCAGCAGAATATTGAGAGAAGAGCGGTCGAGATTATCTGTAAAAGGGGATTTTGTTATCTATGACAATGATGATCAGTGCAGGTTGATAAGACATATCCTTAGTGATATGAAACTCTATGAGGCTCTGTATAAGGGGGTGCTTTCTAAGATAAGTTGTTTTAAGTCATCCCTGCTTATGCCTGAGGATATTTTATCCTCCACCAATAATTTTGATTTTGATGAAAAACTGATTAAAGTATATGTTCGTTACCAGGATGAAATGGCAAAGTCCGGTGCTCTTGATTATGACGATCTCATTATTTACACTATAAAGCTATTTGAGGAAAACCCCGACATCTTAGAAAAATACACAAACCTGTTTAACTATATCATGGTTGATGAGTTTCAGGACTCGACTTATTCCCAGTACTATTTGTTAAAAGTTTTATCTGAAACAAACAGACATATTCTTGTTGCCGGAGATGATGACCAGACTACTTATAAGTATAAGGGGCTTGAGAGTGAGAACATATTAAACAGATTTGAAAAGGATTTTCCCGATGCCATGGCGATAAACCTTGAGCAGGCATATCGTTTCACAAAGAACATTCTTGATGTATCACACAGTATAATAGAAAAAAACAGAAACAGAAAAACCAAACCGCTTTGGACTGAAAAGGCGGCTGGTGAAAAAGTCTGCCATTACTGGTTTATTTCGGAAGAGGATGAGGCTAAGTATATAGCAAAAAACATAAAGGACCTTTACCTCAAGGGTAGTTATGTGTTTGGAGATATAGCAATACTGTACAGGGTGCCGTTGCAGTCAAGAGTAATAGAGGATGCCCTGAAAAATGAGAGAATTCCTTTTAGGGTATTAGGCGGTACAAACTTTTACCAGAAAAAAGAAATCAAAGACATAATATCGTATCTGAGGTTGATAGTCAATTCCGATGATAACGTAAGTATAAGGAGAATAATAAACCTCCCGGCACGGTCAATTTCAGCAAACACCATTTCTAAACTTGAACAGGAAGCTAAAAAAGAGGGAATCAGTCTCTATGCTTCTATGCAAAATGTTTGTAATGCCAAAGGGTTGACGGCACAAGTTAAAGAAAAACTTAAATCTTTTGTCTCCCTTCTTGACACTCTTTCCAGCTCTGAAGTCCACACCGTCTCAGACGGCATTAAGCTAATCGGCACACTGACCGGTTACATAGAAATTCTTGATGAAAACGAGCTAAGTGAGATAACGGAGTTGATGTTTGCAAACGGCAACATGCCTCTGATGGATTTTCTCGACATGGTGGCCATATCAACAACAAACAACAACGACACCGCAATTAAGAGTGCCATCACTCTGACAACCCTCCACAATGTAAAAGGGATGGAGTTTCCTGTAGTGTTTATAACCGGCCTTGAGGATGGGCTGATTCCATACTTTAAGGCCACTGAATCAGAAGAGGAGCTTGATGAGGAGAGAAGGCTGTTTTATCTGGGCATGACAAGAGCAAAGGATATATTGTTTATGACGGGGGCACGCAGGCGGAGGCTTTATGCAAGGTTTCAGGAACAGGAACCGTCCCGTTTTCTTAAAGACATACCAAAGGACTGTTGTCTGTGGCTTGAAAAAAATGCAATCCCTGCAAGCAACTCGGCAAAGGCCCCTGAGGGCAAAAAAGAGCCGGTTGAATTTCCGTACAATTCCGGATGCAGGGTGAAACACCCTAAGTGGGGCATAGGGGTGGTGAGGGACTGTTACGGCGAGGAAAATGACGTAAAAGTGACGGTTAATTTCCCACAGGTTGGTATAAAGAGGCTTGCGCTGAAATTTGCCAACTTAGAGAAAATATGA
- the gatC gene encoding Asp-tRNA(Asn)/Glu-tRNA(Gln) amidotransferase subunit GatC, with translation MGITTGDVKHIAALSRLKLDADELEIFGKQLNDILLYVEKLNELNTDGIEPTSHVIPLMNVFREDIERDSIALEDALSNAPDRTGNFYKVPKIIE, from the coding sequence TTGGGTATAACAACCGGTGACGTAAAACACATAGCAGCGCTTTCCAGGCTGAAATTAGATGCCGATGAGCTTGAAATATTTGGAAAGCAGTTAAACGACATCTTGCTCTATGTTGAAAAACTAAACGAACTCAACACAGACGGCATAGAGCCCACCTCGCACGTTATCCCCTTAATGAATGTGTTTCGGGAAGACATCGAGAGAGATTCCATCGCCTTAGAGGACGCCCTTTCTAATGCGCCGGATAGAACCGGTAATTTCTATAAAGTGCCGAAAATTATAGAGTAG
- a CDS encoding thiamine pyrophosphate-dependent dehydrogenase E1 component subunit alpha, with translation MLDINKTKNIWLLYIMIKIRRFEEKIGQLYPQRKIQTPIHLCIGQEAVAAGVCAHLNREDYIYSTHRNHGHCIAKGMDIRYLTAELYGKATGCSKGKGGSMHITSFEDGIAGTSAIVAGSIPLAVGSALAFKMRKEARVSVAFFGDGAVDEGTFCESLNFASLKKLPVIFVCENNFYAVNSHQKIRHANPDIAAVARHYNMAGVQIDGNDVLSVYDKMEQAVKRANAGDGPTLIECITYRWRCHVGPEYDYEKGCRPEEELQEWLEKCPIDFYKKLLLKKQLISEQEVSEMEAHINNEIEDSLEFTKASRFPDISQLYEDVYYRGNKN, from the coding sequence GTGTTAGATATTAATAAAACAAAAAATATCTGGTTACTCTATATAATGATAAAGATCAGGCGTTTTGAGGAAAAAATCGGACAGTTGTACCCGCAGCGTAAAATCCAAACACCGATACACTTGTGTATAGGGCAAGAGGCGGTGGCAGCCGGCGTATGTGCACACTTAAACAGGGAAGATTACATATACAGCACGCACAGAAACCACGGACACTGTATAGCAAAAGGCATGGACATACGCTATTTGACGGCGGAGCTGTATGGAAAGGCCACGGGATGTTCAAAAGGCAAGGGCGGCTCTATGCACATAACCTCATTTGAAGACGGTATTGCCGGTACATCGGCAATAGTGGCCGGTTCAATTCCACTGGCTGTGGGCTCGGCTTTGGCATTTAAAATGAGAAAAGAAGCACGTGTTTCCGTAGCTTTTTTCGGAGACGGCGCAGTGGATGAGGGAACTTTTTGTGAGAGTTTGAACTTTGCATCTCTGAAGAAGCTACCTGTAATATTTGTTTGTGAGAATAATTTTTATGCCGTCAATTCGCATCAAAAGATTCGTCATGCTAACCCTGATATAGCCGCTGTTGCAAGGCACTATAATATGGCTGGTGTTCAAATTGACGGCAACGACGTTCTAAGCGTTTACGATAAGATGGAACAGGCTGTAAAGAGAGCAAATGCCGGAGACGGCCCAACTCTGATAGAGTGTATTACGTATCGCTGGAGATGTCATGTCGGTCCGGAGTATGATTACGAAAAAGGCTGCCGCCCTGAGGAAGAGCTGCAGGAGTGGCTGGAGAAGTGCCCGATTGATTTTTACAAAAAGCTTCTTTTAAAAAAACAACTGATAAGTGAACAAGAGGTCAGTGAGATGGAAGCCCATATAAACAACGAAATAGAGGACTCTTTAGAGTTTACAAAAGCAAGCCGGTTTCCGGATATCAGTCAGTTGTACGAGGATGTTTACTATAGAGGAAATAAAAACTAA
- a CDS encoding trypsin-like peptidase domain-containing protein, with amino-acid sequence MTIKRLIIFLVLVLTHGIATGAKLTPEEEINISVFKNASPSVVNITTTTLMRDFFSVYPQKGSGSGSIISQDGYVVTNYHVVEDTSDITIVMNDGKKFKAKFIGADADSDLAIIKILTETPTTFKALEFGNSEGLQPGQRVFAIGNPFGLNSTLTAGIISATGRPLTTEHGRVIEDVIQTDTPINPGNSGGPLLDTEGKMIGINSAIFTPSGGNIGIGFAIPINTAKGLIPDLIKYGRTRRPWMGIVGLPLWENLSKAVGLPVNRGILVSEVVIGGPAYKAGIRGGNRPVNISGTSVYLGGDVILEVNGVKVAYMQDIMKMLSTKKPDDFVIIKLLRDTKIIELKMRVELRQ; translated from the coding sequence ATGACAATTAAAAGGCTTATTATATTTCTTGTACTTGTTTTAACTCATGGTATTGCAACAGGGGCAAAGCTTACCCCTGAGGAAGAAATAAATATTTCCGTCTTCAAAAATGCCAGTCCCTCTGTTGTAAATATAACCACAACAACATTAATGAGAGATTTCTTTTCCGTTTATCCGCAAAAAGGCTCCGGTTCCGGCTCAATAATATCCCAGGACGGTTACGTTGTTACCAATTACCACGTTGTTGAAGACACCTCGGACATTACCATTGTCATGAATGACGGTAAAAAATTTAAGGCTAAGTTTATCGGTGCCGACGCAGACAGCGACCTGGCTATAATAAAAATCCTAACTGAAACTCCCACTACCTTTAAGGCACTTGAATTTGGAAACTCCGAGGGCTTGCAGCCGGGGCAGCGGGTTTTTGCTATAGGTAATCCTTTTGGACTAAACTCCACACTTACCGCCGGCATAATCAGCGCAACCGGCAGGCCGCTCACTACAGAACATGGCCGGGTCATAGAGGACGTCATACAGACAGATACGCCTATAAATCCTGGAAACTCCGGCGGCCCGCTTCTCGATACCGAGGGAAAAATGATAGGTATAAACTCGGCTATATTTACGCCCTCAGGCGGAAATATCGGAATAGGTTTTGCCATACCGATAAACACTGCTAAGGGCCTTATCCCGGACTTAATAAAGTACGGCAGAACAAGAAGGCCATGGATGGGGATAGTGGGTTTGCCACTTTGGGAAAATCTCTCCAAAGCCGTCGGACTGCCGGTAAACAGGGGTATTTTGGTTTCAGAGGTTGTTATCGGAGGCCCTGCTTATAAGGCAGGTATCAGGGGCGGTAACAGACCGGTAAATATAAGTGGCACATCTGTTTATCTCGGAGGTGATGTAATACTTGAGGTAAACGGTGTTAAGGTTGCTTATATGCAAGATATAATGAAAATGCTTTCCACTAAAAAACCTGATGATTTTGTAATCATCAAGCTCCTTAGAGACACTAAAATCATCGAGCTTAAGATGCGTGTTGAGTTAAGACAATAA